The nucleotide sequence TTCACGATCTGACTACATCAACGCCAGCACCATCGTACGTATGAATACTAAATGTCGTAGTAGTATTTgtattttcatttgtattttaattgtgtattgtttatttcaagtcttttaatttctctaatgtacaatgccttgtctttttatgatgctgcaatgcaaacatttcccaaattgggattaaTAAACTACTTCTTATCTTCTCATCTTAatcttaacatttttttttatagtcATCGTATGTCTTCAAAAACGTCACGAAATTTGTATTTTATGTGACCTTTGTAACCCTCCCACTTCAGATTGAGCACGATGCCGGATGCCTGCTTACATCGCCGCCCAGGGCCCGCTGTCACACACCATCTCTGACTTCTGGCAGGTAAGAGGCCATCACATgtatcatgtgtgtgtgtgtgtgtgtgtgtgtgtgtgtgtgtgtgtgtgtgtgtgtgtgtgtgtgtgtgtgtgtgtgtgtgtgtgtgtgtgtgtgtgtgtgtgtgtgtgtgtgtgtgtgtgtgtgtgtgtgtgtgtgtgtgtgtgtgtgtgtgtgtgtgtgtgtgtgtgtgtgtgtgtgtgtgtgtgtgtgtgtgtgtgtgtgtgtgtgtgtgtgtgtgtgtgtgtgtgtgtgtgtgtgtgtatttgtgtgtgtgtgtatttgtgtaaagaacacgtgtaagaagtagaaagtacaggtatttgggtatttgggttcaacgtgtaagaagtagaaagtacaggtatttgggttcaacgtgtaagaagtagaaagtacaggtatttgtgttcaacatgtaagaagtagaaagtacaggtatttgggttcaacatgtaagaagtagaaagtacaggtatttgtgttcaacatgtaagaagtagaaagtacagatatttgggttcaacgtgtaagaagtagaaagtacaggtatttgggttcaacgtgtaagaagtagaaagtacaggtatttgtgttcaacatgtaagaagtagaaagtacaggtatttgggttcaacatgtaagaagtagaaagtacaggtatttgtgttcaacatgtaagaagtagaaagtacagatatttgggttcaacgtgtaagaagtagaaagtacaggtatttgtgttcaacatgtaagaagtagaaagtacaggtatttgtgttcaacatgtaagaagtagaaagtacaggtatttgggttcaacatttaagaagtagaaagtacaggtatttgggttcaacatgtaagaagtagaacgtacaggtatttgtgttcaacatctaaaaagtagaaagtacaggtatttgtgttcaacatgtaagaagtagaaagtacaggtatttgagttcaacatgtaagaagtagaaagtacaggtatttgtgttcagcatgtaagaagtagaaagtacaagtatttgggttcaaaatgtaaaaagtagaaagtacaggtatttgtgttcagcatgtaagaagtagaaagtaagaagtcgtcagaaaaataagtagtggagtaaagcacTGATACCAGAtaccttaagtacagtaacaaagtatttgtcctCCACTACTTGTCTGATGGTGTTTCTCCAGGTGAACTTGGTGTCGGAGCACGAACGACTTCCTGGTGCGGAGCTTCTACCTGAAGAACGTCCAGACGCAGGACACCCGGACCCTCACTCAGTTCCACTTCCTCAGCCGGCTGGCGCAGGGCATCCCCCCCCGCCACCTGCCCGCTGCTCGACTTCCGCAGGTACCGCCTCCACCTGCACAAGAAGCTGAGACATCCCGTAATCTGGTACAAAAACATGCAGACTGACTGAAGAAGCAGCTGCATTGCTCAAAGATCTCACAGCAGCTACAgcgtagaaatggcaatgaaattcttctgacctgaggtcctccaacaatgcaacatatataacaaaatacaaaataaaaagtagtgcaaaaagtctatatacatgtagatagaatatgggatatgtacaagaacagaatatgaaagTAATAATGTAGCCTACATTAAGACAAAATTAAATACGGTTTACCGAGGAGTTTCTGCAGTGAAATATCAATAAATTactgcaaataaaataaaataaaaataaataaataataaataaaataaaataaataaaataaataaaataaataaaataaataaaataaataaaataaataaaataaataaaataaataaaataaaataacctgTAAAGCTACCGGAGGGTTTTACACTTTAGATACAGAAACATTACTACAACAAAAACTACATTATTTTGCAGCAAAACTCATATTTAAATACTTTTACTGCAATTACTGTAATTAAATAAAACGTAAAGGACTCCTATTGCACACAAGATAGGAGTCTATTGTGTTTCAAAGTGAGAATCTAAAGTGATTTCAATGTGGGGAAAAGCATTAAAAACTGGGGGAAATCATCTTAAAACAAAGCAAAGTCATGCATTATGAAACATGAGGAATTTACCATGAAAATAAATACTGTTCCACTTTATTTCTACGTGAGGAAACCAACCTAAAGCAGGCGTAACATTGTACAGAATGACAATAGAAGTGTGTCCAAAGGCGTCCAGAAGGTTTGAGTATTTATTAAAGAAAGGTGACAACAAGAGGACGTCGCAGACACCAAAGTGTTTCCTCCCATCCTCCCTTACTCCAACCACAAATCGTCTGTGTGTACCAGTACTTTTATTTTAAGACAGAAGAGACTTTTGTAGTCAAACACTGAGGCTGCAAAAAGTTCTCATATTTATGTATTATCTCCTGAACCTAGAGGTTGTCTGTCCTTGGGGCTCTAgggttttaatatatatatatattaacagtttgAATATATATACATAGATGCTAGGTCAATTATTAAACTGCCGTAGGGGTAAAGTAAAGTGGTTCTGTGCACTTTCTAGATACTGCAATGATTTCAGATATATTTTAAGATTGCATAATGTTCCTAGCATCCATGTTTATATGGAATAGTTAATGCACCAGCTTAAATAGGTAAATACATGTTGTTTGTTTAAATTGCTGTGTTTTTCCTCTCTTCAGGAAGGTGAATAAGTGCTACAGAGGACGGTCATCGTGCGCTGCAGGTAAATCCTGAATTATCCATCGACAACATGGATTAATAGAAACTTAGTAAGACGTTTAATTTAGACTAAAGATCTAATGATGGAGATAAATGGACGGCGTTGATATGGCATCGTAGTACCACACGAGTCCACTGGGTGGCAGCAATAACCATCGTTAACGAGGTAGACTTTTTGCAATCAGATtattaattatttgtattatatattgtTTGAAAAGTGACGGGATATACCGGACTGGGACGTACATCCTGATCGACATGGTTCTCAATCGCATGGCTAAAGGTGAGCTTTTTGTATATCATGCAgttctactgtgtgtgtgtgtgtgtgtgtgtgtgtgtgtgtgtgtgtgtgtgtgtgtgtgtgtgtgtgtgtgtgtgtgtgtgtgtgtgtgtgtgtgtgtgtgtgtgtgtgtgtgtgtgtgtgtgtgt is from Pseudochaenichthys georgianus chromosome 2, fPseGeo1.2, whole genome shotgun sequence and encodes:
- the LOC117456196 gene encoding LOW QUALITY PROTEIN: receptor-type tyrosine-protein phosphatase-like N (The sequence of the model RefSeq protein was modified relative to this genomic sequence to represent the inferred CDS: inserted 3 bases in 2 codons; deleted 1 base in 1 codon), with translation MEDHLRNKDGLMKELEDTAEPSAVSIAQSDANAKKNRCAQSAPYDHSRVKVNPSRSDYINASTIIEHDXRMPAYIAAQGPLSHTISDFWQVNLVSEHXNDFLVRSFYLKNVQTQDTRTLTQFHFLSRLAQGIPPATCPLLDFRRKVNKCYRGRSSLLIICIIYCLKSDGIYRTGTYILIDMVLNRMAKGELFVYHAVLLCHVRDQRPGMVRTKDRFEFALTAEKVNAILKALPR